A single genomic interval of Elusimicrobiaceae bacterium harbors:
- a CDS encoding HNH endonuclease, with protein MCLARGVLTTKNLSVHHIIPIRENDKLKLVDDNLITLCGRDHAIVEDDVSFRPVLQQLVKSPPEKILK; from the coding sequence ATGTGTCTGGCTCGTGGAGTACTGACGACTAAGAATCTTTCGGTACATCATATCATACCGATCCGGGAGAACGATAAGCTGAAGCTGGTAGATGATAACCTGATAACACTGTGTGGACGTGATCATGCTATCGTAGAGGACGACGTGAGCTTCCGGCCTGTCCTCCAGCAGCTGGTTAAATCCCCCCCGGAGAAAATTTTAAAATGA